From Ochotona princeps isolate mOchPri1 chromosome X, mOchPri1.hap1, whole genome shotgun sequence, one genomic window encodes:
- the PSMD10 gene encoding 26S proteasome non-ATPase regulatory subunit 10 isoform X1, whose protein sequence is MEGCVSNLMVCNLAYTGKLEELRESILADKSLATRTDQDSRTALHWACSAGHTEIVEFLLQLGVPVNDKDDAGWSPLHIAASAGRDEIVRALLAKGAQVNAVNQNGCTPLHYAASKNRHEIAVMLLEGGANPDAKDHYEATSMHRAAAKGNLRMIHILLYYQASTNIQDTEGNTPLHLACDEERVEEAKLLVSQGASIYIENKEEKTPLQVAKGGLGLILKRMVED, encoded by the exons ATGGAGGGGTGTGTGTCTAACCTAATGGTCTGCAACCTGGCCTACACTGGGAAGCTGGAGGAGCTGAGGGAGAGCATCCTGGCCGATAAATCCTTGGCTACTAGAACCGACCAG GATAGCAGAACTGCATTGCACTGGGCATGTTCAGCTGGACACACAGAAATTGTTGAATTCTTGCTGCAACTTGGAGTGCCGGTGAATGATAAAGATGAT GCAGGTTGGTCTCCTCTTCACATCGCTGCTTCTGCTGGCCGGGATGAGATTGTCAGAGCCCTGCTGGCAAAGGGGGCACAGGTGAATGCCGTCAATCAGAATGGCTGCACTCCCCTACATTACGCAGCTTCCAAGAACAGACATGAG ATTGCTGTCATGTTACTGGAAGGCGGCGCTAATCCCGATGCTAAGGACCATTATGAGGCGACTTCAATGCACCGGGCAGCAGCCAAGGGTAACTTGAGGATGATTCATATCCTTCTGTACTACCAAGCATCCACAAACATCCAAGACACTGAGGGTAATACTCCTCT ACACTTAGCCTGTGATGAGGAGAGAGTGGAAGAGGCAAAACTGTTGGTGTCCCAAGGAGCGAGCATTTACATTGAGAATAAAGAAGAGAAGACACCCCTGCAAGTGGCCAAGGGCGGCCTGGGTTTAATCCTCAAGAGAATGGTGGAAGATTAA
- the PSMD10 gene encoding 26S proteasome non-ATPase regulatory subunit 10 isoform X3 encodes MEGCVSNLMVCNLAYTGKLEELRESILADKSLATRTDQDSRTALHWACSAGHTEIVEFLLQLGVPVNDKDDAGWSPLHIAASAGRDEIVRALLAKGAQVNAVNQNGCTPLHYAASKNRHEIAVMLLEGGANPDAKDHYEATSMHRAAAKDT; translated from the exons ATGGAGGGGTGTGTGTCTAACCTAATGGTCTGCAACCTGGCCTACACTGGGAAGCTGGAGGAGCTGAGGGAGAGCATCCTGGCCGATAAATCCTTGGCTACTAGAACCGACCAG GATAGCAGAACTGCATTGCACTGGGCATGTTCAGCTGGACACACAGAAATTGTTGAATTCTTGCTGCAACTTGGAGTGCCGGTGAATGATAAAGATGAT GCAGGTTGGTCTCCTCTTCACATCGCTGCTTCTGCTGGCCGGGATGAGATTGTCAGAGCCCTGCTGGCAAAGGGGGCACAGGTGAATGCCGTCAATCAGAATGGCTGCACTCCCCTACATTACGCAGCTTCCAAGAACAGACATGAG ATTGCTGTCATGTTACTGGAAGGCGGCGCTAATCCCGATGCTAAGGACCATTATGAGGCGACTTCAATGCACCGGGCAGCAGCCAAGG ACACTTAG
- the PSMD10 gene encoding 26S proteasome non-ATPase regulatory subunit 10 isoform X2: MEGCVSNLMVCNLAYTGKLEELRESILADKSLATRTDQDSRTALHWACSAGHTEIVEFLLQLGVPVNDKDDAGWSPLHIAASAGRDEIVRALLAKGAQVNAVNQNGCTPLHYAASKNRHEIAVMLLEGGANPDAKDHYEATSMHRAAAKGNLRMIHILLYYQASTNIQDTEDT; the protein is encoded by the exons ATGGAGGGGTGTGTGTCTAACCTAATGGTCTGCAACCTGGCCTACACTGGGAAGCTGGAGGAGCTGAGGGAGAGCATCCTGGCCGATAAATCCTTGGCTACTAGAACCGACCAG GATAGCAGAACTGCATTGCACTGGGCATGTTCAGCTGGACACACAGAAATTGTTGAATTCTTGCTGCAACTTGGAGTGCCGGTGAATGATAAAGATGAT GCAGGTTGGTCTCCTCTTCACATCGCTGCTTCTGCTGGCCGGGATGAGATTGTCAGAGCCCTGCTGGCAAAGGGGGCACAGGTGAATGCCGTCAATCAGAATGGCTGCACTCCCCTACATTACGCAGCTTCCAAGAACAGACATGAG ATTGCTGTCATGTTACTGGAAGGCGGCGCTAATCCCGATGCTAAGGACCATTATGAGGCGACTTCAATGCACCGGGCAGCAGCCAAGGGTAACTTGAGGATGATTCATATCCTTCTGTACTACCAAGCATCCACAAACATCCAAGACACTGAGG ACACTTAG